From Rhodoferax sp. AJA081-3, the proteins below share one genomic window:
- the ribBA gene encoding bifunctional 3,4-dihydroxy-2-butanone-4-phosphate synthase/GTP cyclohydrolase II, protein MKPQTPVPISPVEDIVADMRAGRMVILVDEEDRENEGDLVLAADHVTADAINFMARFGRGLICLTLSRERCEKLQLPPMTVRNGDKKGTAFTVSIEAAEGVTTGISAADRARTVQAAVAKGAVPEDLVQPGHIFPLQAVDGGVLMRAGHTEAGCDLAVMAGCSPASVICEIMKDDGTMARLPDLQLFAGEHGLKIGTIADLIAYRSRVESLIENMGTHTINTAFGEFTAHAFRDTTGKGVHLALVRGEWAASDAISVRVHEPLSILDALQIGRTMHSWSLDATLSHIATEGKGVVVLLNCGESGEQLLAQFEGTARPAHAPERGRMDLRTYGIGAQILRQCGVHKMRLMGSPRRMPSMTGYGLEITGYITK, encoded by the coding sequence ATGAAACCCCAGACTCCAGTGCCCATTTCCCCTGTTGAAGACATTGTTGCCGACATGCGTGCCGGGCGCATGGTCATCTTGGTAGATGAAGAAGACCGAGAGAACGAAGGCGACTTGGTATTGGCGGCAGACCATGTAACGGCGGACGCCATCAATTTCATGGCCCGTTTTGGCCGTGGACTGATATGCCTGACCCTGTCCCGCGAACGCTGCGAAAAACTGCAGTTACCTCCTATGACGGTTCGCAACGGTGACAAAAAAGGAACCGCCTTTACGGTTTCCATTGAAGCAGCAGAAGGGGTAACAACCGGCATTTCAGCGGCCGACCGCGCCCGTACAGTACAGGCAGCAGTAGCCAAGGGTGCGGTGCCCGAAGACCTGGTGCAACCCGGACACATTTTTCCCTTGCAGGCGGTAGACGGCGGCGTGCTGATGCGCGCGGGCCATACCGAGGCCGGATGTGACCTGGCAGTTATGGCGGGTTGCTCACCCGCCTCGGTCATTTGCGAAATCATGAAAGACGACGGCACGATGGCACGTCTGCCAGACCTGCAATTGTTTGCAGGCGAGCATGGCCTCAAGATCGGCACCATTGCCGATCTGATCGCGTACCGCAGCCGAGTGGAATCGCTCATCGAAAACATGGGCACACACACCATCAATACCGCGTTTGGCGAATTCACCGCCCACGCTTTCCGTGACACCACAGGCAAAGGCGTGCACCTTGCGCTGGTGCGGGGCGAGTGGGCGGCATCTGACGCCATTTCGGTGCGTGTGCACGAACCGCTGTCGATACTGGACGCACTGCAAATCGGCCGCACCATGCACTCGTGGAGTCTGGATGCCACCTTGTCCCACATTGCGACCGAGGGCAAAGGCGTTGTTGTGCTGCTCAATTGCGGCGAAAGTGGTGAGCAGTTGCTAGCCCAGTTTGAAGGCACGGCACGTCCGGCCCATGCACCCGAGCGCGGCCGCATGGACTTGCGAACCTATGGCATTGGTGCGCAAATATTGCGCCAGTGTGGTGTGCACAAAATGCGCCTAATGGGCAGCCCGCGCCGCATGCCCAGCATGACCGGATACGGCCTCGAAATCACAGGCTACATCACGAAGTAA
- the ribH gene encoding 6,7-dimethyl-8-ribityllumazine synthase: MFGADKGSVASTDDRMNGKGLKVGIVQARFNASVTDALAHACKAELLALGVADKDIEHLTVPGALEVPVALQAMAEKTSYDALVAIGCIIRGETYHFELVANESGAGVTRVSLDYQLPIANAILTTEDMAQAIVRQVEKGRDAARVAVEMANLMEAL, translated from the coding sequence ATGTTTGGCGCAGACAAGGGCAGCGTTGCCTCCACCGATGACCGTATGAACGGCAAGGGACTCAAGGTGGGTATTGTTCAGGCACGTTTTAATGCCAGTGTGACCGACGCTCTGGCACACGCCTGCAAGGCCGAATTGCTGGCGCTGGGCGTTGCAGACAAAGACATTGAACACTTGACCGTACCGGGCGCACTGGAAGTACCCGTGGCCCTGCAGGCCATGGCCGAGAAAACCAGCTACGACGCGCTGGTCGCCATTGGCTGCATCATCCGGGGCGAAACCTACCACTTTGAACTGGTTGCCAATGAATCTGGGGCCGGAGTGACCCGCGTTTCTCTGGATTACCAGTTGCCGATTGCCAACGCCATTTTGACAACCGAAGACATGGCCCAGGCCATCGTCCGCCAGGTTGAAAAAGGGCGAGATGCCGCCCGCGTAGCCGTGGAAATGGCCAACTTGATGGAGGCGCTGTAA
- the nusB gene encoding transcription antitermination factor NusB — protein MSDMNTPASANRPPRQPRTGLTSTGARKAGSKSDRSRAREFALQGLYQHLVGGNPVDDIDSFTRDLAGFSKADAVHFDSLLQGCVAEAAQLDALITHLLDRPMAEISPIEHAIMWIGVYELSHCLDVPWRVVLNECVELAKEFGGTDGHKYVNAVLNGIAPTLRAAEVESDRGQVKKPRA, from the coding sequence ATGTCTGACATGAATACCCCCGCTTCGGCCAACCGCCCTCCCCGCCAGCCCCGTACCGGGCTCACCAGCACCGGCGCCCGCAAAGCCGGTAGCAAGTCTGACCGCAGCCGCGCACGCGAATTTGCCTTGCAGGGCTTGTACCAACACCTGGTCGGCGGCAACCCGGTCGACGATATCGACAGCTTTACGCGCGACCTGGCTGGCTTCAGCAAAGCCGATGCCGTGCACTTCGATTCACTATTGCAAGGGTGTGTGGCCGAGGCCGCCCAGTTGGACGCGCTGATCACCCACCTGCTGGACCGCCCCATGGCGGAAATCTCGCCGATAGAACACGCCATTATGTGGATTGGCGTGTATGAACTGAGCCACTGCCTGGACGTGCCATGGCGGGTCGTGCTCAACGAATGTGTGGAGCTGGCCAAAGAATTTGGTGGCACCGATGGCCACAAATATGTGAACGCTGTGCTCAACGGCATAGCGCCCACGTTACGTGCTGCCGAAGTGGAATCCGACCGCGGCCAGGTCAAAAAACCCCGCGCCTGA
- a CDS encoding pyridoxal phosphate-dependent aminotransferase has product MQISSRAQKIEPFYVMEVAKAAASLGQKVAHTDAPMIFLNIGEPDFTAPPLVQRAAEQAIQGGRTQYTAATGLPALRERISHWYGQRFGVDVPASRIVVTAGASAALHLACMALIEPGDQILMPDPSYPCNRHFVSAAEGCAVLVPTTAEDRFQLSADAVRSAWGPRTRGVLLASPSNPTGTSIHPDTLRDIHRVVQMHGGITIVDEIYLGLGFDDQYGHTALALDADIISINSFSKYFNMTGWRLGWMVVPEQLVPVIERLAQNLFICPSTIAQHAAMACFEPESLALFEQRRSEFKARRDYFIPQLNAMGLTVPVMPDGAFYAWADCTAACAKLGVKDSWEFAYEVMNKAHVAITPGRDFGSAQTQNFVRFSTASSMEHLQQAVARLRNLLV; this is encoded by the coding sequence ATGCAAATATCGTCCCGCGCGCAAAAGATAGAACCGTTTTATGTCATGGAGGTGGCCAAGGCCGCCGCAAGCCTGGGCCAAAAGGTCGCGCACACGGATGCGCCCATGATCTTTCTGAACATTGGAGAACCCGATTTCACGGCGCCGCCGTTGGTGCAGCGCGCTGCTGAACAGGCCATCCAGGGTGGTCGCACCCAATACACCGCCGCCACGGGCCTGCCTGCGCTGCGTGAACGCATCAGCCATTGGTATGGCCAGCGTTTTGGTGTGGATGTGCCCGCCAGCCGCATCGTAGTCACTGCGGGCGCATCGGCCGCGTTGCACCTTGCCTGCATGGCCCTGATAGAGCCAGGTGACCAAATCCTGATGCCGGACCCCAGCTACCCCTGCAACCGGCACTTTGTCAGTGCAGCGGAAGGCTGTGCCGTGTTGGTGCCCACCACCGCCGAAGACCGTTTCCAGCTCAGTGCGGATGCCGTGCGCTCCGCATGGGGCCCCCGCACACGCGGAGTATTGCTGGCCTCGCCATCCAATCCTACGGGCACGTCTATCCATCCCGACACCTTGCGCGACATCCACCGCGTGGTCCAGATGCATGGCGGCATCACCATCGTCGACGAGATTTACCTGGGGCTGGGATTTGATGACCAGTACGGACACACCGCGTTGGCTTTGGATGCGGACATCATCAGCATCAACAGTTTCAGCAAATACTTCAACATGACCGGCTGGCGCCTGGGCTGGATGGTGGTACCCGAACAGCTGGTACCGGTCATCGAACGTCTGGCACAAAACCTGTTCATCTGCCCCAGCACCATTGCACAACATGCCGCCATGGCCTGTTTTGAGCCCGAAAGCCTGGCCTTGTTTGAGCAGCGCCGCAGCGAGTTCAAGGCCCGCCGCGATTACTTCATACCCCAACTGAACGCCATGGGACTGACCGTTCCGGTGATGCCCGACGGCGCCTTCTACGCCTGGGCCGATTGCACGGCCGCCTGTGCCAAGCTGGGTGTCAAAGACAGCTGGGAATTTGCCTACGAAGTCATGAACAAGGCCCATGTTGCAATAACACCAGGGCGTGATTTCGGTTCGGCACAAACACAAAACTTCGTCCGTTTTTCCACCGCAAGCTCCATGGAACATTTGCAGCAGGCCGTAGCGCGCCTGCGAAACCTTTTGGTATAA
- the tolQ gene encoding protein TolQ, with the protein MNQDLSILHLVLNASLVVQAVMLLLMLVSITSWAAIFRKYFALNRVKSLNEAFEREFWSGSSLNDLFADASKSAGKGGPHGTHFASGMREFQKLRERRITDVGTLMDGARRAMRASFQREMDVIETNLSFLASVGSVSPYVGLFGTVWGIMHAFVGLAALTQVTLATVAPGIAEALVATAIGLFAAIPAVVAYNRFARDIDRIATHQETFIEEFSNILQRNVGAQPSAAH; encoded by the coding sequence ATGAACCAAGACTTATCCATACTGCACCTGGTGCTCAACGCCAGCCTCGTGGTGCAAGCCGTCATGCTGCTGCTGATGCTGGTATCCATCACCAGCTGGGCCGCCATATTCCGCAAGTACTTTGCATTGAACCGCGTCAAATCACTCAACGAAGCGTTCGAGCGCGAGTTCTGGTCAGGCTCCAGCCTGAATGACCTGTTTGCCGATGCGTCCAAAAGTGCCGGCAAGGGTGGGCCCCATGGAACGCATTTTGCCAGCGGCATGCGCGAGTTTCAGAAGCTGCGTGAACGCCGCATCACCGACGTCGGCACCCTGATGGATGGTGCCCGGCGCGCCATGCGTGCCAGTTTCCAGCGCGAAATGGACGTCATCGAAACCAACCTGTCGTTCCTTGCATCGGTTGGTTCTGTATCACCTTATGTCGGCCTGTTTGGCACGGTGTGGGGCATCATGCATGCGTTTGTTGGTCTGGCGGCCTTGACTCAGGTGACGTTGGCGACCGTAGCTCCTGGTATTGCGGAGGCATTGGTAGCGACCGCCATCGGCCTGTTTGCGGCCATCCCGGCCGTGGTGGCCTATAACCGCTTCGCCCGGGACATAGACCGCATCGCGACACACCAGGAGACCTTCATCGAAGAGTTCTCCAACATCCTGCAGCGCAACGTGGGCGCACAGCCCAGCGCCGCCCACTGA
- a CDS encoding biopolymer transporter ExbD, with product MPAVSHRGRGRRTINEINMVPFIDVMLVLLIIFMVTAPLITPSMIDLPSVGKASRQPDQIIQIVLGKNDSLEMKVKDKTTALSLKELAGAVKVAQGPRDAASAANSAVVISADKNVKYESVVKVMDTLQRAGIQRVGLSVQLAN from the coding sequence ATGCCAGCCGTATCCCACCGCGGCCGCGGCCGGCGCACCATCAACGAGATCAACATGGTGCCCTTCATCGACGTGATGCTGGTGCTGCTGATCATCTTTATGGTGACTGCACCGCTGATCACGCCCAGCATGATTGACCTGCCCAGCGTAGGCAAAGCCTCTCGCCAACCCGACCAGATCATCCAGATTGTGCTGGGCAAAAACGACAGCCTGGAAATGAAGGTCAAGGACAAAACCACCGCCCTGAGCCTGAAAGAACTGGCCGGCGCAGTCAAAGTGGCGCAGGGTCCGCGTGACGCTGCAAGCGCCGCCAATTCTGCGGTGGTCATCAGCGCCGACAAGAATGTGAAGTACGAGAGTGTGGTCAAGGTCATGGACACCCTCCAGCGCGCCGGTATTCAGCGGGTGGGCCTGTCCGTACAGTTGGCCAACTAA
- a CDS encoding cell envelope integrity protein TolA, whose protein sequence is MNAHSARMEFAPPPTPGLMRALGLAILAHALLLAVLTVGVQWKRDAIPVTVEAELWSALPVQAAPKAPDPLPPPPEPEPEVKPIAKVAPPPEPVAPPKGPDPSIAIAKEKARLLKEKQMEQDRLELEKRQKDALKAKKLQDEKQARETALREKEARDKKLQLEQQKLQSAKTDADAKKIAELRKLQIERMNRMADQATGSGESNDKGLAKQSSGPSASYAGRIVARIKPNITYTESMSGNPVADVEVRTSPDGTIISRKLIKSSGVKSWDDAVINAIDKTEKLPPDVDGRVIPSLTLGFRPKD, encoded by the coding sequence ATGAACGCCCATTCCGCACGCATGGAATTTGCACCACCGCCCACACCGGGTCTGATGCGTGCGCTGGGACTGGCCATCCTGGCCCATGCCCTGCTACTGGCCGTGTTGACCGTGGGTGTGCAATGGAAGCGTGATGCCATACCCGTGACCGTAGAAGCAGAGCTGTGGTCGGCACTACCCGTGCAAGCGGCACCGAAGGCACCCGATCCCCTGCCACCGCCCCCCGAGCCAGAGCCCGAGGTAAAGCCGATTGCAAAAGTCGCACCGCCCCCAGAACCCGTGGCACCACCCAAAGGGCCTGACCCCAGCATTGCCATCGCCAAGGAAAAGGCCAGGCTGCTGAAAGAAAAGCAGATGGAGCAGGACCGTCTGGAACTAGAGAAACGCCAGAAAGACGCCCTCAAGGCCAAAAAGCTCCAAGACGAAAAACAGGCACGCGAGACCGCCCTGCGTGAAAAGGAGGCCCGCGACAAGAAGCTGCAACTGGAGCAGCAAAAACTGCAGTCCGCCAAGACGGACGCCGATGCCAAAAAGATCGCCGAATTGCGCAAACTGCAAATCGAACGCATGAACCGTATGGCCGACCAAGCGACAGGCTCCGGTGAGTCCAATGACAAAGGTCTCGCAAAACAATCCTCGGGGCCATCGGCCAGTTATGCGGGGCGCATCGTCGCGCGTATCAAGCCCAATATCACCTATACCGAGTCCATGAGCGGCAACCCGGTGGCCGATGTCGAGGTGCGCACCTCACCCGACGGGACCATCATCAGCCGCAAACTCATCAAATCCAGCGGCGTGAAGTCGTGGGACGATGCCGTCATCAACGCCATCGACAAGACGGAAAAACTCCCACCCGACGTCGATGGGCGGGTCATCCCCTCTCTCACCCTGGGCTTTCGCCCCAAGGACTGA
- a CDS encoding PH domain-containing protein, producing MSDDTKACPVCAETIKAAAIKCRFCNTDLLAFTAAREADTERVLFAGHPAAIHSAWQWLVVVCTLGLGYIYYWVRGLSTHYEITSQRVRVEQGILSKSKESVELFRIDHFDVLKPLGMRLVGHCLLQLRSSDTNFSTVVIFGVADLEVLADTLRECSLRERTRRRVTTLVQA from the coding sequence ATGAGCGATGACACCAAGGCCTGCCCCGTCTGCGCAGAAACCATCAAGGCCGCTGCCATCAAATGCCGGTTCTGTAATACGGACCTGCTGGCATTTACGGCTGCACGCGAGGCTGATACCGAGAGGGTTCTGTTCGCCGGTCACCCCGCCGCCATTCATTCGGCATGGCAATGGCTTGTGGTTGTGTGTACGCTGGGTCTGGGCTATATCTATTACTGGGTACGTGGTTTGTCCACCCACTACGAGATCACCAGCCAGCGGGTCCGTGTCGAGCAGGGGATTTTGTCCAAATCCAAGGAAAGTGTGGAGCTTTTCCGCATCGACCATTTTGATGTACTCAAGCCACTGGGCATGCGCCTCGTGGGGCATTGCCTGCTGCAGTTGCGCTCTAGCGATACCAACTTTTCAACCGTGGTGATCTTTGGCGTGGCGGATCTGGAGGTGTTGGCCGACACGTTGCGCGAGTGCTCTCTGCGGGAACGCACCAGAAGGCGTGTGACCACCCTGGTACAGGCCTGA